Genomic segment of Geminocystis herdmanii PCC 6308:
TGGTAGATATGTTAGCTAAAAGAATTTTACCCTGTTTAGATGTTAATGCCGGTAGAGTTGTCAAAGGTGTTAATTTTGTGGATTTAAAAGACGCTGGTGATCCTGTGGAACTAGCGAAGGTTTATAATGATGCTGGGGCTGATGAGTTGGTTTTTTTGGATATTACCGCTACCCATGAAGCTAGAGATACAATTATCGATGTGGTTTATCGTACTGCTGAACAAGTTTTTATTCCTTTGACAGTGGGAGGGGGTATTCAAACTTTGGATCATGTGAAAAATTTATTGAGAGCAGGTGCTGATAAAATTAGTATTAATTCTACGGCGGTGAGAAATCCAGATTTTATTAATCAATCGAGCGATCGATTTGGTTCTCAGTGTATAGTGGTAGCTATTGATGCTAGAAGAAGAAATGATCCAAATAATCAAGGTTGGGATGTATATGTCAGAGGTGGGCGAGAAAATACGGGGTTAGATGCCCTTACATGGGCGCAGGAGGTGGCGAAAAGAGGCGCTGGGGAATTGTTAGTTACCAGTATGGATGCTGATGGTACTCAGGCAGGGTATGATTTGGAGTTAACTCGTGCCATCGCCCAAAAAGTGGAAATTCCAGTGATTGCTTCGGGTGGTGCAGGAAATACTCATCATATTTACGAAGCCTTAACCGAAGGTAAAGCCGAGGCAGCGTTATTAGCTTCCCTTTTACATTATGGACAATTAACGGTAAGTGAAATTAAGGATTATTTGCTCGATCGAAATATTCCCGTAAGACACTAAATAATGGAGAATGGAGAATGGAGAATGGAGAATGGAAAATTTTAACACCCCATTACTTATTACTCCTCATATTAGGTTCTTTAAATCAGTTATAAATAAATTGTGTGGAAATTTTGTGTTAGGTTACGATGAGAGCTAACCGAACCTACAAATATTACTTTCTTCTTACTTCTTAAAATGCAACCAGTCGATTATACAACCCTCGTTGCCATTTGTCACTCGTTACAAAATGGCTATATTCCCTCACGACTAGAACAAGTATATCAGCTCGATCGATATACCATCAGTCTTTGTTTACGCAGTCTTAATCACAAGGCATGGTTAACGGTGTCATGGCATCCCCAAGCAGCTAGAATTTGTATTGGCAATCCTCCTCCTCGTGGTAAGGATACTTTTACTTTTAGTGAACAATTACGCCATCTGATTAATGGTTATGCTTTAATTGGGGTAAATATTGTTTCGGATTGGGAAAGGGTGATAGATTTTCAATTTGCCCAGCGCCCCAATGAAAAACCCATATATCATTTATTTG
This window contains:
- the hisF gene encoding imidazole glycerol phosphate synthase subunit HisF, with translation MLAKRILPCLDVNAGRVVKGVNFVDLKDAGDPVELAKVYNDAGADELVFLDITATHEARDTIIDVVYRTAEQVFIPLTVGGGIQTLDHVKNLLRAGADKISINSTAVRNPDFINQSSDRFGSQCIVVAIDARRRNDPNNQGWDVYVRGGRENTGLDALTWAQEVAKRGAGELLVTSMDADGTQAGYDLELTRAIAQKVEIPVIASGGAGNTHHIYEALTEGKAEAALLASLLHYGQLTVSEIKDYLLDRNIPVRH